One part of the Andrena cerasifolii isolate SP2316 chromosome 4, iyAndCera1_principal, whole genome shotgun sequence genome encodes these proteins:
- the LOC143367789 gene encoding uncharacterized protein LOC143367789 isoform X5: MDLQTGLVYVAVVVISAAVIVLVSMFGIKEKSYEEAIAEQRKLPDDLLLGKKDKGKEKKHKNKAGKKVKEKKEEKEEKDDKEEKPEHVQFEENPQILPIEPLLREGSKGNKKKSKFEKVKSILVNKDEPLVIVTELSPSQPPSTEANHFDLIQPKDDLELIRSHSKENLQQISQSESVANKSPKETPTKSKKSAKDSVKKRDENIREEKKETTANVNAAPAVNKDSTKEAKEVKDQKESSIKEVKEMVKETAPPTQSSNKESKKAKKKNDILAQIGGDKDAVNVSLLMPLVQKAELSRSEIQILIDQLLNKQLDNPSEHSEWTEGRADPVIKLKKQLAEKEKALNDEHEANIAFQTKLKELRAELNSERSRLTANVRQLEEALNAKVTETQTLHTRMQHILESHAAEKQGFTRQIEQLQTKVNENAAIIHKMQEDQGQTQGHLQQELLVQRKQMEVQFAQMRENENALKAQLAQKHVEVQELQSELQATCESSTAEIDMLRQQLGLMQGQLMHSEGQLQHFKEAGDRLQDVARQLEESHRAHAELDDRLKNSYRHEQELQKQVNSLQAELNAVKTEANDASVLKVELAKTQTELMNLKSELSASMNEAKSEAAEITTLTMRLVNKEEQLRNSQDELNNVRMEFKQSMENVTHLKAQLDAAQKKLETIAVEFEKARENLKKTQSEMSGYQGDVQELNEDLKQTQTELENTRVKLTSANDAANEMNMLKSEIINRLQTNETKLSETQLQITQLQEENDNLSSQVTNVTELQRQLKQLQEENESLASQLAATIERPAAEGRENGIDDNVQKNVQLVEYTNMLAQKESQLNALKTELTHKEAEVNQLNAQVDALRSDVNHERSLAVRFNDDLEAQRSKNNELRIKNWKVMEALSAAELRAKSNNGKNFDDVTRKVKVEEEELTKALLQRIFPEIEVSEKSHDQWLRAFEEKVSSTLTELKERSAASAQSDFEQQNKNLQDMVSHYKQIIDDTEGMLKKLQSHVESEETRWESQLRQKESEVASLRIELNELTKKLNINEKLQVKITELETRLQDTEALKEHANAELLAIRSTPKSVPSVINNHDLASLEKFQQEKMLLSEELQLECDKRAALDAEVIKLRSVIAHLQEKVSELKNVVCGGCSSSEQSILNGPPTSESSNSESTKKPTAKRRRFAGWFRKKITSKNKLR, encoded by the exons ATGGATCTGCAGACAGGATTGGTTTACGTAGCAGTGGTAGTTATTTCTGCGGCTGTTATTGTTCTAGTCTCAATGTTCGGTATCAAAGAAAAGTCGTACGAAGAGGCAATAGCGGAGCAGAGAAAACTGCCCGATGATCTGTTATTGG GTAAGAAGGATAAGGGCAAAGAAAAGAAGCATAAAAATAAAGCAGGGAAGAAGGTgaaagaaaagaaggaagaaaaggaggaaaaagatGACAAGGAGGAAAAGCCGGAGCATGTTCAGTTTGAGGAAAATCCTCAAATTTTGCCAATAGAACCATTATTACGG GAGGGTAGCAAAGGGAATAAGAAGAAAAGCAAGTTTGAAAAGGTAAAGTCAATTCTTGTAAATAAAGATGAACCGTTGGTTATTGTGACCGAATTAAGTCCTTCGCAACCTCCCTCTACAGAGGCTAATCATTTTGACCTCATTCAACCAAAGGACGACCTCGAACTCATAAGGAGTCATAGT AAGGAAAATTTACAACAAATCAGCCAGTCTGAGTCAGTTGCTAATAAGTCTCCAAAGGAAACTCCAACAAAGTCAAAGAAAAGCGCAAAGGACTCTGTGAAAAAAAGGGATGAGAATATTAGggaagagaagaaagaaacaaccgCGAACGTTAACGCAGCACCAGCCGTTAATAAAGATTCTACTAAAGAAGCGAAAGAAGTTAAAGACCAAAAAGAAAGttcaattaaagaggtgaaggaGATGGTAAAGGAGACAGCACCTCCTACTCAATCTTCCAACAAGGAATCTAAAAAGGCGAAGAAAAAGAATGATATCCTAGCTCAAATTG GTGGTGACAAAGATGCTGTTAATGTGTCTCTCTTGATGCCTCTGGTTCAGAAAGCTGAACTTAGCCGTTCCGAGATACAGATTCTTATCGATCAGCTTCTAAATAAACAATTGGATAATCCATCTGAACATTCAGAATGGACAGAGGGTCGCGCAGACCCGGTTATTAAATTGAAGAAACAACTGGCGGAAAAGGAGAAAGCTCTGAATGACGAGCACGAAGCCAATATTGCGTTTCAGACTAAACTGAAAGAACTGCGAGCTGAACTTAATTCTGAACGATCCAGATTAACGGCTAACGTGAGACAGTTAGAGGAAGCGTTGAACGCCAAGGTCACAGAAACTCAAACTTTACATACACGTATGCAGCACATTTTGGAAAGTCATGCCGCTGAGAAGCAAGGATTTACCAGGCAGATTGAACAGTTGCAAACCAAAGTGAACGAAAACGCTGCGATTATACACAAGATGCAGGAAGATCAGGGACAAACTCAGGGCCACTTGCAACAAGAATTGTTAGTACAGCGCAAGCAGATGGAAGTGCAGTTTGCGCAGATGCGTGAGAATGAGAATGCGTTAAAGGCACAGCTGGCGCAAAAGCACGTAGAAGTACAGGAGCTGCAGAGTGAATTACAGGCAACGTGCGAGAGTAGCACTGCCGAAATAGATATGTTAAGGCAGCAATTGGGACTTATGCAGGGCCAGTTGATGCACTCGGAAGGACAGTTACAACACTTCAAAGAAGCTGGCGATAGATTGCAAGATGTCGCTAGGCAGCTTGAG GAATCTCACCGTGCTCATGCTGAATTGGATGACAGACTGAAGAATTCTTACCGTCATGAACAAGAACTGCAAAAGCAAGTAAACTCATTGCAAGCCGAACTGAATGCTGTAAAAACAGAGGCTAACGATGCTTCTGTCCTAAAAGTTGAATTGGCCAAGACTCAGACTGAACTAATGAATTTGAAATCTGAATTGTCAGCCTCAATGAATGAAGCGAAGTCTGAAGCAGCTGAAATAACAACGCTTACGATGAGACTGGTTAACAAAGAAGAGCAGCTTAGAAACTCTCAAGACGAGCTCAACAATGTACGAATGGAGTTCAAGCAGTCGATGGAAAATGTAACGCATCTGAAGGCACAATTAGATGCTGCGCAAAAGAAATTGGAGACGATTGCGGTAGAATTTGAGAAGGCAAGAGAGAATTTGAAGAAAACACAATCCGAAATGAGCGGTTATCAAGGCGATGTACAGGAATTGAACGAAGACCTGAAACAGACTCAAACCGAATTGGAAAATACTCGTGTAAAACTCACATCTGCAAACGACGCTGCGAATGAAATGAATATGTTgaaaagtgaaataataaataggTTACAAACCAATGAAACGAAATTAAGCGAGACACAGCTGCAGATTACGCAGTTACAGGAAGAAAATGATAATCTCTCCTCGCAG GTCACCAATGTGACAGAACTGCAGAGACAGCTGAAACAATTGCAAGAAGAGAACGAATCGTTAGCTTCCCAATTGGCGGCAACTATTGAACGACCAGCCGCAGAAGGACGAGAAAACGGAATCGACGATAATGTTCAAAAGAATGTGCAACTTGTAGAATATACCAATAT GCTGGCCCAAAAGGAGAGTCAACTAAATGCCTTGAAAACAGAATTAACGCATAAAGAAGCAGAAGTTAATCAATTAAATGCTCAAGTTGACGCATTACGAAGTGATGTAAACCATGAACGTAGTCTTGCCGTTCGTTTCAACGATGATCTAGAGGCACAAAGATCCAAAAATAAT GAGTTGCGTATTAAAAACTGGAAAGTGATGGAAGCTCTTTCCGCTGCCGAGTTACGTGCTAAATCTAATAATGGGAAAAACTTTGAT GATGTTACACGGAAAGTgaaagtagaagaagaagaattaaCAAAGGCTTTACTACAAAGGATATTCCCTGAGATCGAAGTATCTGAAAAGTCGCACGACCAATGGCTCAGAGCCTTCGAAGAGAAAGTAAGCTCAACATTGACTGAATTGAAGGAGAGAAGTGCAGCCAGCGCACAATCAGACTTCGAACAACAGAATAAAAACTTACAAGACATGGTTTCGCATTACAAACAAATCATTGACGACACA GAGGGCATGCTGAAGAAACTTCAGAGCCACGTAGAATCAGAAGAAACCAGATGGGAGTCGCAGCTTCGGCAGAAGGAAAGCGAAGTCGCGAGCCTTAGGATCGAGTTGAACGAACTCACGAAGAAGCTGAATATAAATGAAAAG TTACAAGTGAAGATAACAGAGTTGGAAACCAGGTTACAAGATACTGAAGCACTTAAGGAGCATGCTAATGCTGAATTACTGGCAATCAGATCTACACCAAAATCAGTTCCAAGCGTTATAAATAATCACGATCTGGCATCGTTGGAGAAATTCCAACAG GAAAAGATGCTGTTGTCGGAAGAACTTCAATTAGAGTGCGATAAGAGGGCAGCGTTAGATGCAGAAGTGATTAAGTTGCGTTCTGTGATTGCACACCTTCAAGAGAAGGTGTCAGAACTGAAG AATGTAGTTTGCGGAGGTTGCAGCAGTTCGGAACAGTCAATCCTAAACGGACCGCCAACTTCTGAGAGTTCTAATTCCGAG TCCACTAAGAAACCCACGGCAAAACGGCGCAGATTCGCAG gGTGGTTCAGGAAAAAAATAACTTCAAAGAACAAGCTGCGCTAA
- the LOC143367789 gene encoding uncharacterized protein LOC143367789 isoform X2, producing the protein MDLQTGLVYVAVVVISAAVIVLVSMFGIKEKSYEEAIAEQRKLPDDLLLGKKDKGKEKKHKNKAGKKVKEKKEEKEEKDDKEEKPEHVQFEENPQILPIEPLLREGSKGNKKKSKFEKVKSILVNKDEPLVIVTELSPSQPPSTEANHFDLIQPKDDLELIRSHSKENLQQISQSESVANKSPKETPTKSKKSAKDSVKKRDENIREEKKETTANVNAAPAVNKDSTKEAKEVKDQKESSIKEVKEMVKETAPPTQSSNKESKKAKKKNDILAQIGGDKDAVNVSLLMPLVQKAELSRSEIQILIDQLLNKQLDNPSEHSEWTEGRADPVIKLKKQLAEKEKALNDEHEANIAFQTKLKELRAELNSERSRLTANVRQLEEALNAKVTETQTLHTRMQHILESHAAEKQGFTRQIEQLQTKVNENAAIIHKMQEDQGQTQGHLQQELLVQRKQMEVQFAQMRENENALKAQLAQKHVEVQELQSELQATCESSTAEIDMLRQQLGLMQGQLMHSEGQLQHFKEAGDRLQDVARQLEESHRAHAELDDRLKNSYRHEQELQKQVNSLQAELNAVKTEANDASVLKVELAKTQTELMNLKSELSASMNEAKSEAAEITTLTMRLVNKEEQLRNSQDELNNVRMEFKQSMENVTHLKAQLDAAQKKLETIAVEFEKARENLKKTQSEMSGYQGDVQELNEDLKQTQTELENTRVKLTSANDAANEMNMLKSEIINRLQTNETKLSETQLQITQLQEENDNLSSQVTNVTELQRQLKQLQEENESLASQLAATIERPAAEGRENGIDDNVQKNVQLVEYTNMLAQKESQLNALKTELTHKEAEVNQLNAQVDALRSDVNHERSLAVRFNDDLEAQRSKNNELRIKNWKVMEALSAAELRAKSNNGKNFDDVTRKVKVEEEELTKALLQRIFPEIEVSEKSHDQWLRAFEEKVSSTLTELKERSAASAQSDFEQQNKNLQDMVSHYKQIIDDTEGMLKKLQSHVESEETRWESQLRQKESEVASLRIELNELTKKLNINEKLQVKITELETRLQDTEALKEHANAELLAIRSTPKSVPSVINNHDLASLEKFQQEKMLLSEELQLECDKRAALDAEVIKLRSVIAHLQEKVSELKNVVCGGCSSSEQSILNGPPTSESSNSEPPLAAQTLIAALESTLLKNTEFTNCSITKPINLVQSQQEIDHSPPTSKYSSKSCHMTDHNTQASWNPLIGQPHKKHKKKRKGGSGKK; encoded by the exons ATGGATCTGCAGACAGGATTGGTTTACGTAGCAGTGGTAGTTATTTCTGCGGCTGTTATTGTTCTAGTCTCAATGTTCGGTATCAAAGAAAAGTCGTACGAAGAGGCAATAGCGGAGCAGAGAAAACTGCCCGATGATCTGTTATTGG GTAAGAAGGATAAGGGCAAAGAAAAGAAGCATAAAAATAAAGCAGGGAAGAAGGTgaaagaaaagaaggaagaaaaggaggaaaaagatGACAAGGAGGAAAAGCCGGAGCATGTTCAGTTTGAGGAAAATCCTCAAATTTTGCCAATAGAACCATTATTACGG GAGGGTAGCAAAGGGAATAAGAAGAAAAGCAAGTTTGAAAAGGTAAAGTCAATTCTTGTAAATAAAGATGAACCGTTGGTTATTGTGACCGAATTAAGTCCTTCGCAACCTCCCTCTACAGAGGCTAATCATTTTGACCTCATTCAACCAAAGGACGACCTCGAACTCATAAGGAGTCATAGT AAGGAAAATTTACAACAAATCAGCCAGTCTGAGTCAGTTGCTAATAAGTCTCCAAAGGAAACTCCAACAAAGTCAAAGAAAAGCGCAAAGGACTCTGTGAAAAAAAGGGATGAGAATATTAGggaagagaagaaagaaacaaccgCGAACGTTAACGCAGCACCAGCCGTTAATAAAGATTCTACTAAAGAAGCGAAAGAAGTTAAAGACCAAAAAGAAAGttcaattaaagaggtgaaggaGATGGTAAAGGAGACAGCACCTCCTACTCAATCTTCCAACAAGGAATCTAAAAAGGCGAAGAAAAAGAATGATATCCTAGCTCAAATTG GTGGTGACAAAGATGCTGTTAATGTGTCTCTCTTGATGCCTCTGGTTCAGAAAGCTGAACTTAGCCGTTCCGAGATACAGATTCTTATCGATCAGCTTCTAAATAAACAATTGGATAATCCATCTGAACATTCAGAATGGACAGAGGGTCGCGCAGACCCGGTTATTAAATTGAAGAAACAACTGGCGGAAAAGGAGAAAGCTCTGAATGACGAGCACGAAGCCAATATTGCGTTTCAGACTAAACTGAAAGAACTGCGAGCTGAACTTAATTCTGAACGATCCAGATTAACGGCTAACGTGAGACAGTTAGAGGAAGCGTTGAACGCCAAGGTCACAGAAACTCAAACTTTACATACACGTATGCAGCACATTTTGGAAAGTCATGCCGCTGAGAAGCAAGGATTTACCAGGCAGATTGAACAGTTGCAAACCAAAGTGAACGAAAACGCTGCGATTATACACAAGATGCAGGAAGATCAGGGACAAACTCAGGGCCACTTGCAACAAGAATTGTTAGTACAGCGCAAGCAGATGGAAGTGCAGTTTGCGCAGATGCGTGAGAATGAGAATGCGTTAAAGGCACAGCTGGCGCAAAAGCACGTAGAAGTACAGGAGCTGCAGAGTGAATTACAGGCAACGTGCGAGAGTAGCACTGCCGAAATAGATATGTTAAGGCAGCAATTGGGACTTATGCAGGGCCAGTTGATGCACTCGGAAGGACAGTTACAACACTTCAAAGAAGCTGGCGATAGATTGCAAGATGTCGCTAGGCAGCTTGAG GAATCTCACCGTGCTCATGCTGAATTGGATGACAGACTGAAGAATTCTTACCGTCATGAACAAGAACTGCAAAAGCAAGTAAACTCATTGCAAGCCGAACTGAATGCTGTAAAAACAGAGGCTAACGATGCTTCTGTCCTAAAAGTTGAATTGGCCAAGACTCAGACTGAACTAATGAATTTGAAATCTGAATTGTCAGCCTCAATGAATGAAGCGAAGTCTGAAGCAGCTGAAATAACAACGCTTACGATGAGACTGGTTAACAAAGAAGAGCAGCTTAGAAACTCTCAAGACGAGCTCAACAATGTACGAATGGAGTTCAAGCAGTCGATGGAAAATGTAACGCATCTGAAGGCACAATTAGATGCTGCGCAAAAGAAATTGGAGACGATTGCGGTAGAATTTGAGAAGGCAAGAGAGAATTTGAAGAAAACACAATCCGAAATGAGCGGTTATCAAGGCGATGTACAGGAATTGAACGAAGACCTGAAACAGACTCAAACCGAATTGGAAAATACTCGTGTAAAACTCACATCTGCAAACGACGCTGCGAATGAAATGAATATGTTgaaaagtgaaataataaataggTTACAAACCAATGAAACGAAATTAAGCGAGACACAGCTGCAGATTACGCAGTTACAGGAAGAAAATGATAATCTCTCCTCGCAG GTCACCAATGTGACAGAACTGCAGAGACAGCTGAAACAATTGCAAGAAGAGAACGAATCGTTAGCTTCCCAATTGGCGGCAACTATTGAACGACCAGCCGCAGAAGGACGAGAAAACGGAATCGACGATAATGTTCAAAAGAATGTGCAACTTGTAGAATATACCAATAT GCTGGCCCAAAAGGAGAGTCAACTAAATGCCTTGAAAACAGAATTAACGCATAAAGAAGCAGAAGTTAATCAATTAAATGCTCAAGTTGACGCATTACGAAGTGATGTAAACCATGAACGTAGTCTTGCCGTTCGTTTCAACGATGATCTAGAGGCACAAAGATCCAAAAATAAT GAGTTGCGTATTAAAAACTGGAAAGTGATGGAAGCTCTTTCCGCTGCCGAGTTACGTGCTAAATCTAATAATGGGAAAAACTTTGAT GATGTTACACGGAAAGTgaaagtagaagaagaagaattaaCAAAGGCTTTACTACAAAGGATATTCCCTGAGATCGAAGTATCTGAAAAGTCGCACGACCAATGGCTCAGAGCCTTCGAAGAGAAAGTAAGCTCAACATTGACTGAATTGAAGGAGAGAAGTGCAGCCAGCGCACAATCAGACTTCGAACAACAGAATAAAAACTTACAAGACATGGTTTCGCATTACAAACAAATCATTGACGACACA GAGGGCATGCTGAAGAAACTTCAGAGCCACGTAGAATCAGAAGAAACCAGATGGGAGTCGCAGCTTCGGCAGAAGGAAAGCGAAGTCGCGAGCCTTAGGATCGAGTTGAACGAACTCACGAAGAAGCTGAATATAAATGAAAAG TTACAAGTGAAGATAACAGAGTTGGAAACCAGGTTACAAGATACTGAAGCACTTAAGGAGCATGCTAATGCTGAATTACTGGCAATCAGATCTACACCAAAATCAGTTCCAAGCGTTATAAATAATCACGATCTGGCATCGTTGGAGAAATTCCAACAG GAAAAGATGCTGTTGTCGGAAGAACTTCAATTAGAGTGCGATAAGAGGGCAGCGTTAGATGCAGAAGTGATTAAGTTGCGTTCTGTGATTGCACACCTTCAAGAGAAGGTGTCAGAACTGAAG AATGTAGTTTGCGGAGGTTGCAGCAGTTCGGAACAGTCAATCCTAAACGGACCGCCAACTTCTGAGAGTTCTAATTCCGAG CCCCCGCTAGCAGCACAGACTCTGATAGCTGCATTAGAAAGTACTCTCCTCAAGAATACAGAGTTCACAAATTGTTCCATAACCAAGCCCATCAATTTGGTTCAGTCTCAACAAGAAATTGACCACAGCCCCCCTACTTCGAAATACTCCTCCAAATCCTGTCATATGACAGATCACAACACACAGGCTAGCTGGAATCCATTGATAGGCCAGCCGCATAAAAAGCACAAGAAAAAAAGGAAG gGTGGTTCAGGAAAAAAATAA
- the LOC143367789 gene encoding uncharacterized protein LOC143367789 isoform X6: MDLQTGLVYVAVVVISAAVIVLVSMFGIKEKSYEEAIAEQRKLPDDLLLGKKDKGKEKKHKNKAGKKVKEKKEEKEEKDDKEEKPEHVQFEENPQILPIEPLLREGSKGNKKKSKFEKVKSILVNKDEPLVIVTELSPSQPPSTEANHFDLIQPKDDLELIRSHSKENLQQISQSESVANKSPKETPTKSKKSAKDSVKKRDENIREEKKETTANVNAAPAVNKDSTKEAKEVKDQKESSIKEVKEMVKETAPPTQSSNKESKKAKKKNDILAQIGGDKDAVNVSLLMPLVQKAELSRSEIQILIDQLLNKQLDNPSEHSEWTEGRADPVIKLKKQLAEKEKALNDEHEANIAFQTKLKELRAELNSERSRLTANVRQLEEALNAKVTETQTLHTRMQHILESHAAEKQGFTRQIEQLQTKVNENAAIIHKMQEDQGQTQGHLQQELLVQRKQMEVQFAQMRENENALKAQLAQKHVEVQELQSELQATCESSTAEIDMLRQQLGLMQGQLMHSEGQLQHFKEAGDRLQDVARQLEESHRAHAELDDRLKNSYRHEQELQKQVNSLQAELNAVKTEANDASVLKVELAKTQTELMNLKSELSASMNEAKSEAAEITTLTMRLVNKEEQLRNSQDELNNVRMEFKQSMENVTHLKAQLDAAQKKLETIAVEFEKARENLKKTQSEMSGYQGDVQELNEDLKQTQTELENTRVKLTSANDAANEMNMLKSEIINRLQTNETKLSETQLQITQLQEENDNLSSQVTNVTELQRQLKQLQEENESLASQLAATIERPAAEGRENGIDDNVQKNVQLVEYTNMLAQKESQLNALKTELTHKEAEVNQLNAQVDALRSDVNHERSLAVRFNDDLEAQRSKNNELRIKNWKVMEALSAAELRAKSNNGKNFDDVTRKVKVEEEELTKALLQRIFPEIEVSEKSHDQWLRAFEEKVSSTLTELKERSAASAQSDFEQQNKNLQDMVSHYKQIIDDTEGMLKKLQSHVESEETRWESQLRQKESEVASLRIELNELTKKLNINEKLQVKITELETRLQDTEALKEHANAELLAIRSTPKSVPSVINNHDLASLEKFQQEKMLLSEELQLECDKRAALDAEVIKLRSVIAHLQEKVSELKNVVCGGCSSSEQSILNGPPTSESSNSEGGSGKK; encoded by the exons ATGGATCTGCAGACAGGATTGGTTTACGTAGCAGTGGTAGTTATTTCTGCGGCTGTTATTGTTCTAGTCTCAATGTTCGGTATCAAAGAAAAGTCGTACGAAGAGGCAATAGCGGAGCAGAGAAAACTGCCCGATGATCTGTTATTGG GTAAGAAGGATAAGGGCAAAGAAAAGAAGCATAAAAATAAAGCAGGGAAGAAGGTgaaagaaaagaaggaagaaaaggaggaaaaagatGACAAGGAGGAAAAGCCGGAGCATGTTCAGTTTGAGGAAAATCCTCAAATTTTGCCAATAGAACCATTATTACGG GAGGGTAGCAAAGGGAATAAGAAGAAAAGCAAGTTTGAAAAGGTAAAGTCAATTCTTGTAAATAAAGATGAACCGTTGGTTATTGTGACCGAATTAAGTCCTTCGCAACCTCCCTCTACAGAGGCTAATCATTTTGACCTCATTCAACCAAAGGACGACCTCGAACTCATAAGGAGTCATAGT AAGGAAAATTTACAACAAATCAGCCAGTCTGAGTCAGTTGCTAATAAGTCTCCAAAGGAAACTCCAACAAAGTCAAAGAAAAGCGCAAAGGACTCTGTGAAAAAAAGGGATGAGAATATTAGggaagagaagaaagaaacaaccgCGAACGTTAACGCAGCACCAGCCGTTAATAAAGATTCTACTAAAGAAGCGAAAGAAGTTAAAGACCAAAAAGAAAGttcaattaaagaggtgaaggaGATGGTAAAGGAGACAGCACCTCCTACTCAATCTTCCAACAAGGAATCTAAAAAGGCGAAGAAAAAGAATGATATCCTAGCTCAAATTG GTGGTGACAAAGATGCTGTTAATGTGTCTCTCTTGATGCCTCTGGTTCAGAAAGCTGAACTTAGCCGTTCCGAGATACAGATTCTTATCGATCAGCTTCTAAATAAACAATTGGATAATCCATCTGAACATTCAGAATGGACAGAGGGTCGCGCAGACCCGGTTATTAAATTGAAGAAACAACTGGCGGAAAAGGAGAAAGCTCTGAATGACGAGCACGAAGCCAATATTGCGTTTCAGACTAAACTGAAAGAACTGCGAGCTGAACTTAATTCTGAACGATCCAGATTAACGGCTAACGTGAGACAGTTAGAGGAAGCGTTGAACGCCAAGGTCACAGAAACTCAAACTTTACATACACGTATGCAGCACATTTTGGAAAGTCATGCCGCTGAGAAGCAAGGATTTACCAGGCAGATTGAACAGTTGCAAACCAAAGTGAACGAAAACGCTGCGATTATACACAAGATGCAGGAAGATCAGGGACAAACTCAGGGCCACTTGCAACAAGAATTGTTAGTACAGCGCAAGCAGATGGAAGTGCAGTTTGCGCAGATGCGTGAGAATGAGAATGCGTTAAAGGCACAGCTGGCGCAAAAGCACGTAGAAGTACAGGAGCTGCAGAGTGAATTACAGGCAACGTGCGAGAGTAGCACTGCCGAAATAGATATGTTAAGGCAGCAATTGGGACTTATGCAGGGCCAGTTGATGCACTCGGAAGGACAGTTACAACACTTCAAAGAAGCTGGCGATAGATTGCAAGATGTCGCTAGGCAGCTTGAG GAATCTCACCGTGCTCATGCTGAATTGGATGACAGACTGAAGAATTCTTACCGTCATGAACAAGAACTGCAAAAGCAAGTAAACTCATTGCAAGCCGAACTGAATGCTGTAAAAACAGAGGCTAACGATGCTTCTGTCCTAAAAGTTGAATTGGCCAAGACTCAGACTGAACTAATGAATTTGAAATCTGAATTGTCAGCCTCAATGAATGAAGCGAAGTCTGAAGCAGCTGAAATAACAACGCTTACGATGAGACTGGTTAACAAAGAAGAGCAGCTTAGAAACTCTCAAGACGAGCTCAACAATGTACGAATGGAGTTCAAGCAGTCGATGGAAAATGTAACGCATCTGAAGGCACAATTAGATGCTGCGCAAAAGAAATTGGAGACGATTGCGGTAGAATTTGAGAAGGCAAGAGAGAATTTGAAGAAAACACAATCCGAAATGAGCGGTTATCAAGGCGATGTACAGGAATTGAACGAAGACCTGAAACAGACTCAAACCGAATTGGAAAATACTCGTGTAAAACTCACATCTGCAAACGACGCTGCGAATGAAATGAATATGTTgaaaagtgaaataataaataggTTACAAACCAATGAAACGAAATTAAGCGAGACACAGCTGCAGATTACGCAGTTACAGGAAGAAAATGATAATCTCTCCTCGCAG GTCACCAATGTGACAGAACTGCAGAGACAGCTGAAACAATTGCAAGAAGAGAACGAATCGTTAGCTTCCCAATTGGCGGCAACTATTGAACGACCAGCCGCAGAAGGACGAGAAAACGGAATCGACGATAATGTTCAAAAGAATGTGCAACTTGTAGAATATACCAATAT GCTGGCCCAAAAGGAGAGTCAACTAAATGCCTTGAAAACAGAATTAACGCATAAAGAAGCAGAAGTTAATCAATTAAATGCTCAAGTTGACGCATTACGAAGTGATGTAAACCATGAACGTAGTCTTGCCGTTCGTTTCAACGATGATCTAGAGGCACAAAGATCCAAAAATAAT GAGTTGCGTATTAAAAACTGGAAAGTGATGGAAGCTCTTTCCGCTGCCGAGTTACGTGCTAAATCTAATAATGGGAAAAACTTTGAT GATGTTACACGGAAAGTgaaagtagaagaagaagaattaaCAAAGGCTTTACTACAAAGGATATTCCCTGAGATCGAAGTATCTGAAAAGTCGCACGACCAATGGCTCAGAGCCTTCGAAGAGAAAGTAAGCTCAACATTGACTGAATTGAAGGAGAGAAGTGCAGCCAGCGCACAATCAGACTTCGAACAACAGAATAAAAACTTACAAGACATGGTTTCGCATTACAAACAAATCATTGACGACACA GAGGGCATGCTGAAGAAACTTCAGAGCCACGTAGAATCAGAAGAAACCAGATGGGAGTCGCAGCTTCGGCAGAAGGAAAGCGAAGTCGCGAGCCTTAGGATCGAGTTGAACGAACTCACGAAGAAGCTGAATATAAATGAAAAG TTACAAGTGAAGATAACAGAGTTGGAAACCAGGTTACAAGATACTGAAGCACTTAAGGAGCATGCTAATGCTGAATTACTGGCAATCAGATCTACACCAAAATCAGTTCCAAGCGTTATAAATAATCACGATCTGGCATCGTTGGAGAAATTCCAACAG GAAAAGATGCTGTTGTCGGAAGAACTTCAATTAGAGTGCGATAAGAGGGCAGCGTTAGATGCAGAAGTGATTAAGTTGCGTTCTGTGATTGCACACCTTCAAGAGAAGGTGTCAGAACTGAAG AATGTAGTTTGCGGAGGTTGCAGCAGTTCGGAACAGTCAATCCTAAACGGACCGCCAACTTCTGAGAGTTCTAATTCCGAG gGTGGTTCAGGAAAAAAATAA